One window from the genome of Labeo rohita strain BAU-BD-2019 chromosome 10, IGBB_LRoh.1.0, whole genome shotgun sequence encodes:
- the LOC127171885 gene encoding trace amine-associated receptor 13c-like, translating to MANHTEDHETQYCFPAINSSCIKGKRSSFELNIIYMFVLLLSAWTVFLNLLVIISISHFKKLHTPTNLLILSLAVADMLVGLIVIPIEGIKQIETCWYFGDTNCGLFVIIVRLLLITSLSNLVLIAVDRYMAVCHPLLYPQKITVTKTLISICLCWFCCSVYIIWFVISNGYFNMSDRTLCYGQCIVLITPAWRFIDLIISFLFPCTVIITAYLRIFYVVQQQVKIINSQINGVKCVMDVSVRRKTENKAALTLGIIVTAYLLCWIPFYICSLTKTTAISSTTLTFLTWTFHINSGLNPIVYALFYRWFKISVKHIVTLRIFQPSSSMMDIFTDYHS from the coding sequence ATGGCTAATCACACAGAGGATCATGAGACTCAATACTGCTTTCCTGCCATCAACTCATCATGTATCAAGGGAAAACGCTCCAGTTTTGAACTTAATATTATCTACATGTTTGTATTATTGCTGTCAGCTTGGACTGTGTTTCTGAATCTGCTGGTGATCATCTCCATCTCTCACTTCAAGAAGCTTCACACTCCAACCAACCTGCTCATTCTCTCTCTGGCTGTGGCTGACATGCTTGTAGGACTGATTGTGATACCCATAGAGGGCATCAAGCAAATTGAGACATGTTGGTACTTCGGAGACACTAACTGTGGACTGTTTGTGATTATCGTTAGGTTGCTCCTTATTACATCTCTTAGTAATTTGGTTTTAATTGCTGTGGATCGCTACATGGCTGTGTGTCACCCTTTACTGTACCCACAGAAAATAACCGTGACTAAAACATTAATAAGCATCTGTCTCTGCTGGTTTTGCTGTTCAGTTTACATTATTTGGTTTGTAATAAGTAACGGATATTTTAATATGTCAGACAGAACACTGTGTTATGGCCAGTGCATTGTTTTGATTACACCTGCATGGAGATTCATTGATTTGAtcatttcctttttatttcCTTGTACTGTGATCATCACTGCATACTTGAGGATATTTTATGTTGTGCAACAACAAGTGAAAATTATTAATTCTCAAATTAATGGTGTAAAATGTGTAATGGATGTTTCAGTGAGGaggaaaactgaaaacaaagcTGCTCTGACATTAGGAATCATTGTGACAGCGTATCTGCTGTGCTGGATTCCATTCTATATCTGTTCTTTAACAAAAACCACAGCAATCTCTTCCACTACATTGACATTTCTAACATGGACCTTCCATATAAACTCAGGCCTGAATCCTATCGTCTATGCTTTATTTTACCGCTggtttaaaatatcagttaaaCACATTGTAACTCTTAGAATTTTTCAGCCATCATCCTCTATGAtggacatttttacagattatcaTTCATGA